Proteins from a genomic interval of Verrucomicrobiia bacterium:
- a CDS encoding family 16 glycoside hydrolase, giving the protein MPELNAIMTMLNSNHSGCETACRNISTRQHSASTHTCRAAALETAFAVAAFALSLPLTTFAAGRTAVAHSAEGEPNFLLGTVAAPSKTDSATAATISLVSGRSDGNGAGIAALNDGMLPTEADEPSRNFFFAPETDGGRILVDLRSVTEIKAINTYSWHPTDRGPQVYQLFASDGAAPGFTPGPERGSNLTNSGWKLIADVDTRISGGGQHCVSTAAAEGILGSYRYILFDISRTESGAPFDNTFYSEIDVIGANDAASTNTPESLIALKSADGYCDISIDVSEASDLREWAERRLAPVLAEWFPKIVALLPSEGYEAPRRFSVTFKPMDGVAFASGNRITANSEWIRRELDGEAIGALVHEVVHVVQHPSRGRRATGGRRSPGWLVEGVPDYIRFFLFEPHTHGADLLWIKARPNMNLNHDARYRVTANFLNYVVENYDPEKSLIARINAACREGRYEDELWQEFTGKPLSELNDEWKAAVRERIEAANRPNVLTESEISQGWQLLFTGTNLSGWHTFKREDVRPGWQVKDGALVCVDPKNAGDLVTREKFEAFELELEYNISPAGNSGILFHVTDEGGAVWATGPEFQLEDNAKAADPQRCGWLYALYRPQNDPRNGKPIDATLPAGKWNHVRLVITPENCEHWINGVKYFDYVLDGDDFRKRVAASKFSRMPLFAKARSGYIALQGDHGEVSFRSIKIRRVDKQFQTSAAE; this is encoded by the coding sequence GTGCCTGAACTCAATGCAATCATGACCATGCTCAACAGCAACCATTCCGGCTGCGAGACAGCCTGCCGAAACATTTCCACGCGCCAGCATTCTGCTTCGACGCACACATGCCGGGCTGCAGCCCTAGAAACCGCGTTTGCTGTTGCGGCGTTTGCGCTGTCGCTTCCGCTAACGACGTTTGCCGCCGGCCGAACCGCGGTCGCACACAGCGCGGAGGGCGAGCCGAATTTCCTCCTGGGCACGGTAGCCGCTCCCTCGAAAACAGATTCTGCGACGGCAGCCACGATCTCGCTCGTGAGCGGCCGCAGCGATGGGAACGGTGCCGGGATTGCGGCGTTGAACGATGGCATGCTGCCCACCGAAGCCGACGAGCCATCGCGCAATTTCTTTTTCGCGCCGGAAACAGATGGCGGACGCATCCTGGTTGATCTCCGCTCCGTCACGGAGATCAAGGCAATCAACACGTATTCATGGCACCCGACAGACCGCGGCCCGCAGGTGTATCAACTATTCGCCAGTGATGGCGCTGCGCCCGGATTCACGCCAGGGCCCGAACGCGGATCAAATCTCACAAACAGCGGCTGGAAATTGATTGCCGATGTCGACACGCGGATCAGCGGCGGCGGACAGCATTGCGTCTCAACGGCAGCCGCCGAAGGCATCCTCGGCAGTTATCGCTATATTCTCTTTGACATTTCGCGAACCGAAAGCGGCGCGCCGTTCGACAATACGTTCTACAGCGAAATCGATGTGATCGGCGCGAATGATGCCGCCAGCACCAACACTCCGGAAAGTCTGATCGCGTTGAAATCGGCCGATGGCTATTGCGATATCAGCATCGATGTTTCGGAAGCCTCCGATCTGCGCGAGTGGGCGGAACGGAGACTCGCGCCGGTGCTGGCCGAGTGGTTCCCGAAAATTGTGGCATTGCTGCCGAGCGAAGGTTATGAAGCACCCAGGCGGTTCAGCGTCACGTTCAAGCCAATGGACGGCGTGGCGTTTGCGTCGGGAAATCGTATCACGGCCAACTCCGAATGGATCCGTCGCGAGCTCGATGGCGAGGCGATTGGTGCGCTCGTGCATGAAGTGGTCCATGTGGTACAGCATCCGTCCCGCGGCAGGCGTGCCACAGGCGGGCGACGCTCTCCCGGCTGGCTGGTCGAAGGCGTGCCGGATTACATCCGCTTCTTCCTGTTTGAGCCCCACACGCACGGCGCGGACCTTCTCTGGATTAAGGCGCGGCCCAACATGAACTTGAATCACGACGCGCGGTATCGCGTCACTGCCAACTTCCTGAATTACGTTGTTGAAAACTACGATCCGGAAAAGTCGCTGATTGCGCGCATCAACGCCGCCTGCCGCGAGGGCCGTTACGAAGACGAGCTCTGGCAGGAGTTCACGGGAAAACCGCTTTCCGAACTCAACGATGAATGGAAGGCAGCTGTTCGCGAGCGGATCGAGGCAGCAAACCGCCCGAACGTGCTCACCGAATCGGAGATTTCCCAGGGATGGCAGCTGCTTTTCACAGGAACGAATCTCTCGGGCTGGCATACGTTCAAACGCGAAGATGTGCGGCCGGGATGGCAGGTGAAGGACGGCGCGCTGGTGTGTGTGGATCCAAAGAACGCTGGCGACCTCGTGACCCGAGAAAAGTTCGAAGCCTTCGAACTCGAACTCGAATACAACATTTCGCCGGCGGGGAACAGCGGCATCCTGTTTCATGTCACCGACGAAGGCGGCGCCGTGTGGGCGACGGGTCCCGAGTTTCAATTGGAGGATAACGCCAAGGCTGCCGATCCCCAGCGTTGCGGCTGGCTCTACGCGCTGTATCGGCCGCAAAACGATCCACGCAACGGCAAACCGATTGATGCCACGCTGCCCGCCGGAAAATGGAACCATGTGCGCCTCGTGATCACGCCAGAAAACTGCGAACACTGGATTAATGGCGTCAAATATTTCGATTACGTGCTGGATGGCGATGACTTCCGCAAGCGTGTCGCCGCGAGCAAATTCTCGCGCATGCCATTGTTTGCCAAGGCTCGCAGCGGATACATCGCGCTACAGGGAGATCATGGCGAGGTCTCGTTCCGCAGCATTAAAATCCGCCGCGTCGACAAGCAATTCCAGACCAGCGCTGCCGAATGA